The Aneurinibacillus sp. REN35 genome contains a region encoding:
- a CDS encoding NAD(P)H-dependent oxidoreductase, translated as MRILVILAHPNPGSFNHAIADVVIRTAEEHMHIVMYHDLYQEGFDPLLPADEISGRGSDPMIHQHCQELMEADGIVIIHPNWWGQPPAMMKGWMDRILRVGVAYTFTSSGQPIGLLQDKKALVLNTSNTPEEIEVNTYGDPLEWLWGKCTFNFCGVKKFQRKMYKEVMISTPEQRQWWLEDVKQTVAGFIR; from the coding sequence ATGCGTATCCTTGTTATTTTAGCCCATCCGAATCCAGGTAGCTTTAATCACGCGATTGCTGATGTTGTCATCCGAACAGCAGAAGAACATATGCACATAGTTATGTACCATGATCTCTATCAAGAAGGATTTGACCCGCTGCTTCCGGCAGATGAGATTAGCGGTAGAGGAAGCGATCCGATGATTCATCAGCACTGCCAAGAGCTTATGGAAGCGGACGGCATTGTCATCATCCATCCGAACTGGTGGGGGCAGCCACCGGCTATGATGAAAGGATGGATGGATCGCATTCTTCGTGTGGGTGTAGCGTATACCTTCACTTCAAGCGGGCAGCCGATAGGATTGTTACAGGATAAAAAAGCACTTGTACTCAATACGTCCAATACGCCGGAAGAAATTGAGGTCAATACATACGGTGATCCGCTGGAATGGTTATGGGGCAAGTGTACATTTAACTTTTGTGGGGTCAAGAAGTTTCAACGGAAGATGTATAAAGAAGTCATGATAAGTACACCGGAACAAAGGCAATGGTGGCTTGAGGATGTGAAGCAGACGGTTGCAGGCTTTATTCGTTAG